The region CCCCAAGTCGATTTATATGGGTAAAATCTCGGACTCGGCCTCGGCCTCGGCACTGAGGCCTTAATCGCTGGGGCCAGCCGCATCATGAGATCGTCAATCGTTTTGATTTATTGCCATTTTATTTGCGCATATCCTTATTTGCCTGGGCCCCCGAAACTTCGAACCCCAATCTTCTTGGCGAGGCTATTTTATTGTTCGATAGCTTATCAGCAGGCAAAGCAAACAGGCCGAGCGCCCCGGAGGATGGCAAATATCATAATTTTCGCAGGACACGCTGCCCTGTGCTTGCCTTCGTCCTGTCACAATGCCGTGCAGGGCATAAATCTGAATTAAATGCCTTTTTGAGCGGCTCCcaagatggagatggagaaaatgtttattttcagCACATTGTCACTTGTTGTGGCCACTTTCTCGGGCTCCAGCTCCAACTCCAACTCTGGGCCCTGGAAATTCCGCCGGGAGCCGCTGCTCAGTGGCCCgggcaaataaatattaatcatTGCGTAATAATTTTCTGCTGTCAGCTAAATTCAAGCAAAGTATTCATAATCCGCAAGTAAGAACCGCTTTTGACAAATCGCTTGGCGGCCCACtcgcataaatatttatatttatttatacatatataggCCTCGTTGGGCGGCAgttaaaatgcttttaaagTTGCTGAAAGTTGGGCCCCACTGATTTGATTTCTTTCGGCGATGTTTCCATTTGTTTGCCGCCAACTTTCGGCAACTGTAAATCAGATTGAGAGCCTTTGATGTGTTCCCGGGTCCTGCGAAACGAGATTGCAATAATCAAAACGTAATAAACAGGCCCTCGCACACATCCGCCGCTTTCAACTGCTTGGGTCAAACAAAGGCGTTGTTTATGCACGGGTATGTGGCTATAAGGTCCTTTGTACGTGATTGTGTGGGATGGCCCCTCGCCTTGTCCCCGGTGCGGCTCTCGGTATTCGGTGCACGTAACGCATTGTTTGAATTTCATGGCGACTTTATGAGTTTTGTAATCAGGTTTGTGAGCAAACAGACCCAAAAACACACACGCCGCCTCGCACTCACGTGTTAACCTGCACATAAATATTGTTTCTGGTCGTGGCTTCTTCGGCTCGTCGGCGCTTTGGCTCTTTGGCTCTCACATGTGGGCGTGTTGACAACCCGGCCGACCAGCCAACCGCCCCGTTAATGCTAATGAAACCCAAAGTTTTGGGGCCCAGTCCCCGGCTCCTCAGACTATTAAGCCATTTTGTGGTCTGCAAAATCCACTTAAAACGTCTGGcggcaacaaaatattttattgcatacttttatgcGCAGACATTACCTGCACCTCAGCCTCGGCAATCGGTAAAAATGCTCAACAATGTGATTTATACACACTGGAAGCACTTAAAACTAGACACATACTTTCACAATAGACTGGCCCCGCCTTCGGAACGCCCCTTTTGTTGTTTCCCGGCACTTTTGGAGCTCTTCCAAGGCTCGCAGCTTAGTCAGCACacgcaaaaaaatataaatcagtTCACTATCTGATCTCTAGGTAAAAGTAAATTAGGAtacgatttattttttatttagatggTTGTTTGTAAGATAATTTTAATACCAAAACTGAGTTTTTAGAGAAACTTTATGGGGGCATACcttatgaaacatttttaggtatattcttataatttctttcagTCTTCTGCCATTGTCTGGGTGCCAAACAAAGGCCGCCCTGCAGTTGATGACCAGAAATTAACTAAGCAGCAATGGCAGCAACAAAGTTGCCCAGCCCGAAACAATGGTGCAGACTCAAAGACTAGGCCCCAGCCCCACTCTCGCCACCATTCCCACCCCCAGAAAGCAAACAAGTAGTATTTCCAACCCCCCGGTTTGCATGTCGTCTGGCTATCGGCTGTCCACTGCGgagcattaaataaatatttgccatgCTCTGCAGGAATTTTGAGACCCCAATCCCCAAGAACACATGCCGGGCTGCTCGGCTGACAggccgagaaaaaaatattctaaatatCATATCATCAGCATTTTTCGATAGAGTCTCGCCCTGGACATGGGGCCTTGTGGTCTCGGGGGCTGGGATCGTCCAGTGTttaccatttattttttgatttgggTATTTAAGGTGTGGATGGATGTGCGAGGGCGGGCGTGCGTGTCCTGCCGAGTGTCAGGGTGACTGTGTGAGTGTGCGGGCGGCAGAGTGTTGACAACTTAAGTGGAATTTTGCTTGCTCAAGCGTTGCAAGCATTAGCTTTTATCAGAtgacattaatattaaatgaatGACGGTTATTGGAGGGGATAAAAAATTAGTATTCCTCATTGTATATCCCAGAAATTCCATTTTTGTAAAGCCAAACCTTAAAACAGGACGGATTTAGTTAAGTCTTCTTGCGCACATGGTGGTCATATAATATCATGAATCCGTACAGATTCGATCTGATCATGGAGCGCCTTACGTTGCTGGAGAAGGGATTCTTTTTGGTGGTGACTGGAATGTTCTTGTGGTCACCCTTGTGCGTGAACATAAGCCCGTGCTCCGGGTGAGCTACCACCGTGTAATTGTCGTTGTCATTCGCAAAGATCTTCCTGGTCTTCCAATCGTAGAAGACTATGTCACTCGGCTGGGGCTTCAGCAACTTTCGCTCCTCGAAGACTGCACGCCAGTCAACTGCATTTGGTCCCTTGAACCTATAGTTACGCAGACTGGCCTCAAAGTCTATATAGCCGGACTTGGAGAACCCGCTCCTGCCACTTATTTCCAGAAAGATAATGGTCTGTAAATATGAGAACTTTAAGTTTATAATCCTACATATACTAAATGGATCCTCACCGATATCTCCTGCTGGACATTGACGTGTTCGCGTTCGGCCAGAGCCCAAAGAGCAGGATCGGTTCCACTGAAATACTGACTGTAGTATATCTGGGCAGAGACCGTGGGATTCAGGAGCTGTTCCACCTGCTTCTTCACGTTCAGGAACTCATCCTCCTCATAGAAGGTACGGTGCTCCCGATAGCCAAGCTTCGTGAGGGTGGTGACTGTTTTGTGGAAGGGCAAGTAGCGAAAGTCCTCGACGGTGGTGAAGGAGTGCAGATACTCCTGATAATTATTGAACTTGGCAATGCTAAAGTCCGTCATTGTGGGAAAATACTTGCTTTTATTATTCCGTGTTTATACAAAAGTGTTGGGAATCGATTCATTTGTTTGAAGAGCTTTATTTGTGATTAAAGGACTAAAGGGTACTAGGTTTAGATTTGAACAACTATTTCTATGCAGTCGATTAGCTCAAAACCACAAATAATGGATCCTAAGTATTTGAATACACTGAACCGaaaatacatttcatttattaacaggcaaaaacaatatttcgctttaagaaatatttaaagaaccgaaaaaacaaaaatatattttatgtgaaCTATTTTATAGCTAAAAAAGtatgccttcctcatatttgaaTAATCCCAAAAATTTCGTTCAATGGAAACCAATTATTTGCATTTGGCATAGAGGACCGGGGATAGTTCGATTTCGATAGGTGGCTCCGACACGTTCTGGCCAAAAccgcaaaaatattaaaatagtttaaataatCCGGATCATGAATATGTCGATTTTGtggaattttttaataagtttcgGTTGAATAGCACTCGCTGTGGCGGGTTTTCATTTGGCGCATTATCCAAATACCGCAATGGGCGAAAATATGCatttattcattcattttatttgcctttcCCGTCGAGCGTGTTCAAATGAGGGCTTGGTGTCCGAAAAATTCCAGACGGCACAGAAAACATGCTCACTTCTTATAGAAACCCATGATGGCGAGTGGTGGAGATATTAAAACCATGCTCGACATTCCATATTCGGGATATGCAGATGCCAATGTGGTTTTTTGGTTGGACGAAATTTCGGGGCTGGTTCAGGGACTCGGTAACCTGCGGAATatccatttaaatttatcaacaCTTTCGCCAGTGACGTAATTTCCGGTTCggcacgcacacacaaacaAGCGTGCAGCTGacataacaataacaaaatggCCGACGCGTGCTCAAcatttgaattcgaaataatTAACTTGAATGCTAATTAGTTGAATTATCAGTAGTGGGCTTTGTTCGCCAGGCCGACACGACTATTTATTGACATTAAATCGACACGAACGGGGCGTGGCACTCGATGTTTATGGCCCAATGGGCTTTGGCCGTGATAACTCGAATGTGTTTTAGCCGCATAAATCCCCATTCAGGCGACGGGCTCTGCCGGCCGGCCGTTTAAATACGTATCAAGTGGCAGCCCAGATACTCACTATTATTTACATGGCCCCCATCAACAACTGCAATATCAGCGAGTTCTCCTCGGCGTGTGTAATTTAAGAGCTGGGCATAAATCATCAGGACACCCGCACAGACAATTTTGTAAAACACTCCCAGTGTCCTTGCCTTTCGTTTCGTTTCCTTTCGTTCAGCTTCTCCGCCTGACTTGGCATGTgttgaataaatttattgttgtGCATAATGCTGGCCAAGATGGCAAGCGTAAAAAATTGCCATTATGAATATGAAGTGCATTGCGTTTAAGGATGCACGACGACTGCTCACacgcggctgctgctgctcggcgTGTGGGAGTGTGAATGATGGCGGCGTTTAAGGACACGTTGCATCAGCAGTCGCAGCCCgtaattatgaatattaaTTGCGGGGTAAGCGCCAAAAGTGCCAACCGCAGGCCGAAGGCGGCAGCCTGTGAGGCTATGCAAATATGGGCAAAACTAATGGTGCAAAAACGGAGTCTATGAATAAATCACAGGAGATTAGGTCCCAAATGATGCGAAAAGGGATAAAGGGCGCAAAAGTGTCCATCTCCCCGGATGAAGgcaaacacacgcacacacagaaaCCACCGGAGAACCTAAACAAATAGGACCAAAAAGTATTGGCATAGAAAAAGATACGACCAGAGGAAGCACACAGTTCATATCTGTCTAAATGCAAGTCTTCATTAAATTTGCATATGTCGATATTTTGGGGATTGCCACACATGCCCTTGTAGAGTATCCCGGAAATATATGCGAATGTCGAAACAGCTTACAAGATTCCATTTGGATGGATGGAAATCGTCAGTCCAATTAAAATTCTCGTACACTTCTTGATCCTCTTACTTGACTGCCTGTACAAATTATGCCATAACAAGCTAGTTCAGCTGCTCAATATAAAACCATAAAGTCCGGATCGAAGGACATTTTCCTGGCATTCGGTTT is a window of Drosophila biarmipes strain raj3 chromosome 3R, RU_DBia_V1.1, whole genome shotgun sequence DNA encoding:
- the LOC108023702 gene encoding cilia- and flagella-associated protein 299, which encodes MTDFSIAKFNNYQEYLHSFTTVEDFRYLPFHKTVTTLTKLGYREHRTFYEEDEFLNVKKQVEQLLNPTVSAQIYYSQYFSGTDPALWALAEREHVNVQQEISTIIFLEISGRSGFSKSGYIDFEASLRNYRFKGPNAVDWRAVFEERKLLKPQPSDIVFYDWKTRKIFANDNDNYTVVAHPEHGLMFTHKGDHKNIPVTTKKNPFSSNVRRSMIRSNLYGFMILYDHHVRKKT